A stretch of Zootoca vivipara chromosome 13, rZooViv1.1, whole genome shotgun sequence DNA encodes these proteins:
- the LOC132592926 gene encoding olfactory receptor 14A16-like produces MYKEANKKGLSYTSYIFQKEVIEEDGKLLKKAYKEDLNLCLSSCFLLEAAIILMMDAKIGNESSVSEFLLLEFSAVRELQILHFSLFLLLYLAIVFGNLLIISAIAFDHHLHTPMCFFLMNLAIQDLGAVSVTIPKSMANSLMNIRHISYAGCVAQVLSFFFFLSSDVALLTVMAYDRYVAICNPLQYEMVMNRAACKQMVAGVWVAGIFNAVMHTSATLATPFCSNIVNQFFCEVPQLLTLACSNFYLTEIGAILVSIIFASGCFVFIVVTYVHIFTVVLNVPSVQGRKKAFSTCIPHLVVFSLFCFTGCFAYLRPPSKTPSDGDFAITVMYTIVPPMFNPIIYSMRNKEIKSAVSKLLGVKHSSMNIFSRLFLKRFHFSL; encoded by the exons atgtatAAGGAAGCCAACAAAAAAGGGCTTAGCTATACAAGCTACATATTCCAAAaagaggttatagaagaagatgGGAAGCTGTTGAAGAAGGCTTATA AAGAGGACTTAAACCTATGCTTGTCTTCCTGTTTTCTTCTAGAAGCAGCAATCATTTTAATGATGGATGCAAAGATAGGCAATGAATCCTCTGTCTCTGAATTTCTACTCCTGGAGTTTTCAGCTGTACGGGAACTGCAGATTCTACACTTCTCTCTGTTCCTGTTATTGTACCTGGCAATTGTATTTGGGAATCTTCTCATCATCTCTGCCATAGCTTTTGACCACCACCTTCACACTCCCATGTGCTTCTTTCTGATGAACTTGGCCATACAGGACCTAGGGGCTGTTTCAGTCACCATCCCCAAATCCATGGCCAATTCTCTCATGAATATCAGACACATATCTTATGCTGGATGTGTTGCTCAAGtgctttcattctttttctttttatcatctGATGTCGCCCTTCTTACAGTCATGGCATATGATCGCTATGTTGCCATTTGCAATCCCTTACAATATGAAATGGTGATGAACAGGGCAGCCTGCAAACAAATGGTTGCTGGTGTGTGGGTTGCTGGAATTTTCAATGCAGTCATGCACACGAGTGCAACTCTTGCAACCCCTTTCTGCTCAAACATTGTCAATCAGTTTTTCTGTGAGGTCCCACAGTTACTTACACTTGCTTGCTCAAACTTCTACCTAACCGAAATCGGTGCTATATTGGTGAGTATAATATTTGCTTCTGGGTGTTTTGTCTTCATCGTTGTCACTTATGTACACATCTTTACTGTGGTTTTGAACGTTCCATCTGTTCAGGGAAGAAAAAAGGCCTTCTCCACTTGCATACCTCACCTTGTTGTCTTCTCCCTATTTTGTTTCACAGGTTGTTTTGCTTACCTAAGGCCTCCTTCAAAAACTCCATCTGATGGTGACTTTGCAATAACTGTGATGTATACCATTGTACCACCCATGTTCAATCCAATAATTTACAGCATGAGAAATAAGGAGATTAAAAGTGCTGTATCAAAGCTCTTGGGTGTGAAGCACTCTTCTATGAATATCTTTTCCAGGCTTTTCCTGAAAAGGTTCCATTTCTCTCTGTAG
- the LOC118078021 gene encoding olfactory receptor 14A16-like, which yields MNANIVNESSVSEFLLLEFSAVRELQILHFSLFLVLYLAIVFGNLLIISAVAFDHHLHTPMYFFLMNLAIQDIGAVSVTIPKSMANSLMNIRHISYAGCVAQVLSFFFFLSSDVALLTVMAYDRYVAICNPLQYEMVMNRAACKQMVAGVWFTGLLYAIMHTSATFATPFCSNIVNQFFCEIPQLLTLACSNFYLTEIGAIVVSIILVSGCFVFIVVTYVHIFTVVLNVPSLQGRKKAFSTCIPHLVVFSLFCFTGCFAYLRPPSKTPSDGDFAITVMYTIVPPMFNPIIYSMRNKEIKSAVSKLLGVKHSSMNIFSRLFLKRFHFSL from the coding sequence ATGAATGCAAATATTGTCAATGAATCCTCTGTCTCTGAATTTCTACTCCTGGAGTTTTCAGCTGTACGGGAGCTGCAGATTCTACACTTCTCTCTGTTCCTGGTATTGTACCTGGCAATTGTATTTGGGAATCTTCTCATCATCTCTGCTGTAGCCTTTGACCACCACCTTCACACacccatgtacttctttctgATGAACCTGGCCATACAGGACATAGGGGCTGTTTCAGTCACCATCCCCAAATCCATGGCCAATTCTCTCATGAATATCAGACACATATCTTATGCTGGATGTGTTGCTCAAGtgctttcattctttttctttttatcatctGATGTCGCCCTTCTTACAGTCATGGCATATGATCGCTATGTTGCCATTTGCAATCCCTTACAATATGAAATGGTGATGAACAGGGCAGCCTGCAAACAAATGGTTGCTGGCGTGTGGTTCACTGGCCTTCTGTATGCAATCATGCACACGAGTGCAACTTTTGCCACCCCTTTCTGCTCAAACATTGTCAACCAGTTTTTCTGTGAGATCCCACAGTTACTTACACTTGCTTGCTCAAACTTCTACCTAACGGAAATTGGAGCTATAGTGGTGAGTATAATACTTGTTTCTGGGTGTTTTGTCTTCATCGTTGTCACTTATGTACACATCTTTACTGTGGTTTTGAACGTTCCATCTCTTCAGGGAAGGAAAAAGGCCTTCTCCACTTGCATACCTCACCTTGTTGTCTTCTCCCTATTTTGTTTCACAGGTTGTTTTGCTTACCTAAGGCCTCCTTCAAAAACTCCATCTGATGGTGACTTTGCAATAACTGTGATGTATACCATTGTACCACCCATGTTCAATCCAATAATTTACAGCATGAGAAATAAGGAGATTAAAAGTGCTGTATCAAAGCTCTTGGGTGTGAAGCACTCTTCTATGAATATCTTTTCTAGGCTTTTCCTGAAAAGGTTCCATTTCTCTCTGTAG
- the LOC118078465 gene encoding olfactory receptor 14A16-like, which translates to MDSTKNKPSLQLQRKDFFLVMKERISNESSFSEFLLLEFSSIRELQILHFFMFLLLYLSTVFGNLLIISAVAFDHHLHTPMYFFLMNLAIQDLGAVSVTIPKSIVNSLMNTRSISYTGCVAQVLFLIFFLASDISLLTVMAYDRYVAICNPLQYEMVMNRTACKQMVAGVWVAGIFNAVMHTSATFATPFCSNIVNQFFCEIPKILPLACSNLYLLEIGALVVSVTVVSWCFVFIVVTYVHIFTAVLKIPSVQGRKKAFSTCIPHLVVFSVFCFTAWFAYLRPPSKTPSDLDFALTVMYSLVPPLFNPIIYSMRNKEIKNALSKLLGLRQSSLVISSKIVLKRYN; encoded by the exons ATGGATtcaaccaagaacaaaccttcatTGCAGCTCCAA aggaaggatttttttttagtaatgAAGGAGAGAATAAGTAATGAATCCTCTTTCTCTGAATTTCTGCTCCTGGAGTTCTCATCAATACGAGAACTGCAGATTCTACACTTCTTTATGTTCCTGTTATTGTACCTTTCAACTGTATTTGGGAATCTTCTCATCATCTCTGCCGTAGCTTTTGACCACCACCTTCACACtcccatgtacttctttctgATGAACTTGGCCATCCAGGACCTGGGAGCAGTTTCCGTCACCATCCCCAAATCCATCGTGAATTCTCTCATGAATACCAGAAGCATTTCTTACACTGGATGCGTTGCTCAAGTTCTTTTCCTTATTTTCTTCTTGGCATCTGATATTTCCCTTCTTACAGTCATGGCATATGATCGCTATGTTGCCATCTGCAATCCCTTACAATATGAAATGGTGATGAACAGGACAGCCTGCAAACAAATGGTTGCTGGTGTGTGGGTTGCTGGAATTTTCAATGCAGTCATGCACACGAGTGCAACTTTTGCAACCCCTTTCTGCTCAAACATTGTCAATCAGTTTTTCTGTGAGATCCCAAAGATACTTCCACTTGCTTGCTCAAACCTATACCTATTGGAAATTGGAGCTTTAGTAGTGAGTGTAACAGTTGTGTCTTGGTGTTTTGTCTTCATTGTTGTCACTTATGTTCATATCTTTACTGCAGTTCTGAAAATCCCTTCTGTTCAGGGAAGGAAAAAGGCCTTCTCCACTTGCATACCTCACCTTGTTGTCTTCTCCGTATTTTGTTTCACAGCATGGTTTGCTTACCTTCGGCCTCCCTCTAAAACTCCATCTGACCTGGACTTTGCACTAACTGTGATGTATAGTCTTGTACCACCCTTGTTCAATCCAATAATTTATAGCATGAGAAATAAGGAGATTAAAAATGCTTTATCAAAGCTGCTGGGTTTGAGGCAATCTTCTCTGGTTATATCTTCCAAGATTGTTCTGAAAAGGTATAATTAA